In Methanomassiliicoccus sp., one DNA window encodes the following:
- a CDS encoding winged helix DNA-binding domain-containing protein encodes MASADIAALRLCAQGISCPSSTVHEAVSRLLVVQAQDRPSSLWAIGLRSSASKIADVERAVASGSIVRTWLMRGTLHFTAAEDLRWLLHLVAPRLIARSKRRDEQLRLDDLVYERSSDILISELDSQGQMTRSDIMVALERKGITTTGQRAYHILRHLALQGVISFGPMIGREPSFVLLDNWIQSSKNITREQALGELAVRYFSGHGPATAQDLVWWSGLTMAEVRKSIEAAGSRLNEETMDGITYFSGPSRSGTGENTHVLLPAFDEYIIGYKERGALLDREHTKDVLSSNGIFYPALVIEGLVQGTWRGRRSKAGITVEVKPFYRLNSSDIDSLEHAVKRYSTFLDVPISLSSMGQMAMGNRLFQGSSASHRL; translated from the coding sequence ATGGCATCCGCTGATATCGCCGCTCTTAGGCTATGTGCCCAGGGCATCAGCTGCCCTTCCTCGACCGTTCATGAGGCCGTTTCCCGGCTCTTAGTGGTCCAAGCTCAGGACCGTCCCAGCTCGCTGTGGGCCATCGGCCTGCGGTCCTCTGCGTCGAAGATCGCTGACGTCGAGAGGGCGGTGGCCTCGGGTTCTATCGTCCGGACCTGGCTGATGCGCGGCACCCTTCACTTCACCGCAGCCGAGGACCTGAGGTGGCTCCTCCACCTCGTCGCCCCGAGGTTGATCGCCAGGAGCAAAAGAAGGGATGAGCAGCTTCGCCTCGATGACCTTGTGTACGAGCGGAGCAGTGACATTCTGATCAGTGAACTGGACTCGCAAGGCCAAATGACACGTAGTGATATCATGGTCGCACTGGAGAGGAAGGGCATAACCACCACCGGGCAGCGCGCATATCACATCCTCAGGCACCTGGCACTTCAGGGAGTGATAAGCTTCGGCCCGATGATCGGCAGAGAGCCGAGCTTTGTGCTCCTAGACAATTGGATCCAGTCCTCGAAAAATATCACGCGGGAGCAGGCGCTCGGTGAGCTGGCAGTGCGCTACTTCAGCGGGCACGGACCGGCCACCGCTCAGGACCTGGTGTGGTGGTCAGGCCTGACGATGGCGGAGGTCAGGAAGAGCATCGAGGCGGCCGGCTCTCGCTTGAACGAGGAGACCATGGATGGCATTACTTACTTCTCAGGTCCTTCGCGATCGGGAACGGGCGAAAATACGCACGTCCTCCTGCCCGCCTTCGATGAGTACATCATCGGGTACAAGGAACGAGGTGCACTGCTTGATCGCGAACACACCAAGGACGTGCTCTCGTCCAACGGCATCTTCTACCCTGCTCTGGTGATCGAGGGGCTGGTCCAGGGAACGTGGAGGGGCAGGAGGTCCAAGGCCGGGATCACGGTCGAAGTGAAGCCCTTCTACCGGCTGAACTCATCAGATATCGACTCCTTGGAGCATGCGGTGAAGCGGTATAGCACCTTTCTTGATGTACCGATATCGTTGAGTTCTATGGGACAGATGGCAATGGGCAATCGCCTTTTCCAAGGGAGTTCAGCATCCCATCGCCTATAG
- a CDS encoding DEAD/DEAH box helicase, translated as MKDMGWEEPTPVQIAAIPIGLKGEDMFAQAQTGTGKTGTYGTIILERIKQGMRAPSALVLVPTRELANQVHEEMTKLARFTGHSCVPIYGGVGIGPQAEKLRKGVDIVVVTPGRAKDLMNRNDLDLSKISVVVLDEADRMLDMGFAKDLNFILSKVPRKRQSLLFSATMSPDIKQLAMRQMTNPQEILVSRDEPVLDLTRQYYIMANKEAKRDTLCTILDADKPKAIVFCHTKRRVDQLTKKLLAYDYTAGAIHGDIAQNKRERVIRSFKDGSINVLVATDVAARGLDIDAVDCVVNYDAPDEPDTYVHRIGRTGRAGKEGMAVSIFLPEERQMIKEIEHRTGKPIDLLDIKVVPRPEPEMRGAFAVQNSAQRRGPDSQRPRISKCGSSGNKTYMPRSNSGARMDGGRPRSKVQ; from the coding sequence ATGAAGGACATGGGGTGGGAAGAGCCCACGCCAGTTCAGATAGCAGCTATACCCATAGGCCTCAAGGGCGAGGACATGTTCGCCCAGGCGCAGACAGGCACCGGCAAGACCGGCACCTACGGGACCATCATCTTGGAAAGGATCAAACAGGGGATGAGGGCACCGTCCGCATTGGTCCTGGTTCCCACCCGGGAGCTGGCCAACCAGGTGCACGAGGAGATGACCAAGCTCGCCAGGTTCACCGGCCACTCCTGCGTCCCCATCTATGGGGGCGTGGGCATCGGACCTCAGGCGGAGAAGCTGAGAAAGGGTGTGGACATCGTGGTCGTGACTCCCGGCAGGGCCAAGGACCTCATGAACAGGAACGACCTGGACCTGTCCAAGATCTCCGTCGTCGTCCTGGACGAGGCAGACCGCATGCTCGATATGGGCTTCGCCAAGGACCTGAACTTCATACTTTCCAAGGTGCCCCGGAAGAGGCAATCACTGCTGTTCTCGGCGACAATGTCGCCAGACATAAAACAGCTGGCGATGCGCCAGATGACCAACCCCCAGGAGATACTGGTCTCCAGGGACGAACCGGTCCTGGACCTGACCAGGCAGTACTACATCATGGCCAACAAGGAGGCGAAGCGCGACACCCTCTGCACGATCCTGGATGCCGACAAGCCCAAGGCCATCGTGTTCTGCCACACCAAGCGTAGGGTCGATCAGCTTACGAAGAAGCTTCTGGCCTATGACTATACGGCGGGCGCGATACACGGGGACATAGCCCAGAACAAGCGGGAGAGGGTCATCAGGAGCTTCAAGGACGGCTCCATCAACGTCCTTGTGGCCACGGACGTGGCGGCCAGGGGTCTGGACATAGACGCCGTGGACTGTGTCGTGAACTACGACGCTCCGGACGAACCGGACACGTACGTCCACCGCATCGGCAGGACCGGAAGGGCAGGTAAGGAAGGCATGGCGGTATCGATATTCCTTCCGGAGGAACGCCAGATGATCAAGGAGATCGAGCACCGGACCGGCAAGCCCATCGATCTGCTGGACATCAAGGTCGTGCCCAGACCGGAGCCTGAGATGAGGGGGGCCTTCGCGGTCCAGAACAGTGCACAGAGACGGGGACCGGACAGCCAGAGACCGAGGATCAGCAAATGCGGATCCAGCGGCAACAAGACGTATATGCCGAGATCGAACTCAGGTGCAAGGATGGACGGGGGAAGGCCCCGGTCGAAGGTCCAGTGA